A section of the Humulus lupulus chromosome 2, drHumLupu1.1, whole genome shotgun sequence genome encodes:
- the LOC133818184 gene encoding DExH-box ATP-dependent RNA helicase DExH17 isoform X4, which produces MVVSAPTGSGKTVLFELCILRLLSRFISEGTKFVHVKGTLKTIYIAPSKALVQEKLRHWTQKFGSWGINCLELTGDNESYNIKNIQEADIILTTPEKFDAVTRHGIKDGGLSFFGDISLLLIDEVHLLNDPRGAALEAIVSRIKMLARNPLLKSSSLSDVRFLAVSATIPNIEDLAEWLEVPVQGVKRFGEEMRPVKLTTKVFGYTPAKNDFLFEKRLQNYIWDILMQYSRGKSALVFCSTRKGAQEAAQRLTQSAMNFGHSNPFVKDREQQERLREASLLCSDKQMQSYIVYGVGYHNGGLCHKDRTLVENLFLNGDIQVLCTTNTLAHGVNLPAHTVVIKSTQHFNKEKGLYMEYDRSTVLQMCGRAGRPPFDDTGMVIIMTRRDTVHLYENLLNGCEMVESQLLSCVTEHLTAEIVQLTVTDITKAIEWMKCSYLYVRMKKNPGNYAVKKGISRDRVEKHLQEICVQKVNELSRYQLIWTDEDGFLLKPLEPGRLMTRYYLKFDTMKLLMQIPVNCTLEDALHVICRAEEISWIQLRRNEKKLLNDINTDKEGRLRFHILIDNGRRKKRIQTREEKIFVLVNDCLTGDPLIHDLSLTQDVNSICLNGCRIAKCMKEYFIYKKNYKGALDSALLAKSLHQKLWDDSPYLLKQLPGIGMVTAKALQSMEITSFETLAGADPRRIEIVTGRKFPFGNHIKDSLLSLPPKVDMKVEETECQMRGKSKLVITLTRISEPFKSMKRHYADMIVGSEEDNMIVLHEKIRVEEFSSPYSAVILLPNPQQGKLTVKADLIFEEYIGIDVHQKLVLTKVSNLSLNNKRGKIQSSSTPAQEVCVIEDDDDDNEETTFQAPAKKLHKLAKSKIIDDSVPSFNILDENFEEFEGDEPVLQVNEDKHKNVTEQKIFDHIREKAKSFPHLAAPNIAYPPSTETLNLIRKHTRENELDSLRDDIEVLGEVDRIINARFTLVKPTIDPGGGEQYGQNTEKPQHHSTLKSSSNFNCMEQIGGVSPEPEDCTVETLTEDTIFDHIRKKAKNFPQLSNLQPQTESLWTISDDPMEDAILISDSEAGEVGDCVRDRRPGKRVKPNASSGKRAKASPKVSSTCVDLSSTKMPSFDISMLKNDVVAADQHSSMEIRRKQQHSQSPTLQQNQRCSSTTPGKAKKVESFLGFESVFSFL; this is translated from the exons ATCTATATAGCCCCATCGAAGGCTTTAGTACAAGAGAAACTTCGTCATTGGACTCAAAAGTTTGGATCATGGGGTATAAATTGCTTAGAGCTAACAGGAGATAATGAATCTTACAACATAAAGAATATACAAGAAGCAGACATCATCCTAACCACTCCTGAA AAATTTGATGCAGTAACTAGGCATGGCATAAAAGATGGTGGATTGAGCTTTTTTGGTGATATATCACTTTTACTTATTGATGAAGTTCATCTGCTGAATGATCCACGTGGAGCAGCTTTGGAGGCAATCGTCAGTAGAATAAAAATGCTTGCACGGAATCCTTTGTTGAAGTCAAGTTCCCTGTCTGATGTTCGTTTCCTAGCAGTGTCTGCCACGATCCCAAATATCGAGGACCTTG CCGAATGGCTTGAGGTTCCTGTCCAAGGAGTTAAAAG GTTTGGAGAAGAAATGAGGCCCGTGAAGTTGACTACTAAAGTTTTTG GATATACCCCAGCCAAAAATGATTTTCTATTTGAGAAA CGCCTTCAAAATTATATATGGG ATATTCTCATGCAATATTCAAGAGGGAAATCTGCTCTAGTCTTTTGTTCAACTAGAAAAGGCGCACAAGAAGCAGCACAGCGACTGACTCAATCAGCAATGAACTTTGGCCATTCAAATCCATTTGTCAAGGACAGAGAACAGCAAGAAAGGTTGAGGGAAGCTTCCCTGTTGTGCAGTGACAAACAAATGCAGTCCTATATTGTTTATGGCG TTGGTTATCACAATGGTGGACTTTGCCACAAGGATCGTACTCTGGTTGAAAATCTTTTTCTCAACGGTGACATTCAAGTACTCTGCACAACAAATACTCTTGCCCATGGAGTTAACTTACCAGCACACACAGTTGTAATAAAATCAACACAGCATTT CAACAAAGAAAAAGGCTTGTACATGGAATACGATCGATCCACAGTACTACAG ATGTGTGGAAGGGCTGGGCGGCCACCCTTTGATGATACAGGAATGGTTATAATAATGACAAGAAGAGACACG GTGCACTTGTATGAGAATCTCTTGAATGGATGTGAAATGGTGGAATCACA ATTGCTTTCATGTGTGACGGAGCACCTAACTGCAGAGATAGTTCAACTGACTGTCACTGATATTACAAAGGCAATTGAGTGGATGAAGTGCTCATACTTATATGTGAGGATGAAAAAG AACCCTGGAAATTATGCTGTCAAAAAAGGAATTTCAAGAGACCGAGTAGAAAAGCATCTGCAAG AGATTTGTGTTCAGAAAGTAAACGAGTTATCAAGATATCAATTGATCTGGACTGATGAAGATGGTTTCCTCTTGAAACCACTAG AGCCTGGAAGGCTGATGACAAGGTACTACTTGAAATTCGATACAATGAAACTTTTAATGCAGATCCCAGTAAACTGCACTCTGGAAGATGCTCTTCATGTTATCTGCCGAGCTGAGGAAATTTCAT GGATACAGCTCAGACGCAATGAGAAAAAGCTTCTGAATGACATTAACACTGATAAAGAGGGTCGACTTCGCTTTCACAtcctcattgataatgggagacGAAAAAAGCGTATTCAGACTAGAGAGGAGAAGATATTTGTTCTTGTTAATGACTGCTTGACTGGTGATCCTTTGATTCACGATTTATCCCTAACACAG GACGTCAACTCAATATGCTTAAATGGATGTAGAATCGCTAAGTGCATGAAAGaatattttatttacaaaaagaaCTACAAAGGAGCCTTGGATTCAGCTCTTCTTGCGAAGTCGTTGCATCAAAAACTGTGGGATGATAGTCCTTATCTGCTGAAACAATTACCTGGGATTGGCATGGTGACAGCGAAG GCACTACAATCAATGGAAATTACATCATTTGAGACACTGGCTGGAGCTGATCCCCGGAGGATAGAGATAGTCACTGGTCGAAAGTTTCCATTTGGAAACCATATCAAGGACTCCTTACTATCACTACCTCCGAAAGTTGACATGAAGGTTGAGGAAACTGAATGCCAGATGCGAGGGAAGTCGAAGTTGGTGATAACACTGACAAGGATATCAGAACCTTTCAAGTCAATGAAACGACATTATGCTGATATG ATTGTTGGTTCTGAAGAAGATAACATGATTGTCTTGCATGAGAAAATAAG AGTGGAAGAGTTTTCTAG TCCCTATAGCGCAGTAATTCTCCTGCCAAATCCACAGCAAGGAAAGCTGACTGTTAAGGCTGATCTTATTTTTGAAGAATACA TTGGCATTGATGTTCACCAAAAACTTGTATTGACAAAAGTGAGCAATTTAAGCTTGAACAACAAAAGGGGAAAAATACAGTCTTCTTCTACTCCAGCTCAGGAAGTATGTGTGAtcgaagatgatgatgatgataatgaggAAACCACATTTCAGGCCCCAGCTAAAAAGCTTCACAAGTTAGCGAAATCTAAAATAATAGACGATTCTGT GCCTAGTTTCAATATTCTAGATGAGAACTTTGAAGAGTTTGAAGGAG ATGAGCCTGTTCTCCAAGTTAACGAAGATAAACACAAAAACGTGACAGAGCAAAAAATATTTGACCACATACGTGAAAAGGCCAAAAGCTTTCCCCATTTGGCAGCCCCAAATATTGCATACCCTCCATCCACTGAGACACTGAATCTTATAAGGAAGCACACTCGCGAAAATGAGCTTGATTCCCTTAGAGATGATATCGAAGTTCTGGGAGAGGTAGACAGAATAATAAATGCAAGGTTTACTTTGGTCAAACCAACTATAGATCCTGGTGGGGGAGAGCAATACGGACAAAATACTGAAAAACCACAGCACCATAGTACACTCAAAAGCTCATCTAACTTCAACTGCATGGAACAAATAG GTGGGGTTTCCCCTGAACCTGAAGACTGCACAGTCGAAACTTTAACTGAAGACACGATATTTGATCACATACGGAAGAAAGCCAAGAATTTTCCTCAGTTGAGTAATTTGCAGCCCCAAACTGAGTCACTGTGGACTATATCCGACGATCCTATGGAAGATGCTATACTCATCTCAGATTCGGAAGCCGGAGAGGTAGGAGACTGTGTGCGTGATAGAAGGCCGGGAAAAAGGGTGAAACCCAACGCTTCTTCTGGAAAAAGAGCAAAGGCTTCTCCTAAAGTTTCAAGCACATGTGTTGATCTCTCATCGACTAAAATGCCGTCGTTTGATATTTCAATGTTGAAAAACGACGTAGTAGCGGCTGACCAACACAGCTCAATGGAGATTAGGAGGAAGCAGCAGCATTCTCAGTCTCCAACTTTGCAACAGAACCAGCGCTGCTCTTCGACAACACCGGGTAAAGCTAAGAAAGTTGAGTCatttcttgggtttgagagtgtcttttcttttctttga
- the LOC133818184 gene encoding DExH-box ATP-dependent RNA helicase DExH17 isoform X5, translating into MLARNPLLKSSSLSDVRFLAVSATIPNIEDLAEWLEVPVQGVKRFGEEMRPVKLTTKVFGYTPAKNDFLFEKRLQNYIWDILMQYSRGKSALVFCSTRKGAQEAAQRLTQSAMNFGHSNPFVKDREQQERLREASLLCSDKQMQSYIVYGVGYHNGGLCHKDRTLVENLFLNGDIQVLCTTNTLAHGVNLPAHTVVIKSTQHFNKEKGLYMEYDRSTVLQMCGRAGRPPFDDTGMVIIMTRRDTVHLYENLLNGCEMVESQLLSCVTEHLTAEIVQLTVTDITKAIEWMKCSYLYVRMKKNPGNYAVKKGISRDRVEKHLQEICVQKVNELSRYQLIWTDEDGFLLKPLEPGRLMTRYYLKFDTMKLLMQIPVNCTLEDALHVICRAEEISWIQLRRNEKKLLNDINTDKEGRLRFHILIDNGRRKKRIQTREEKIFVLVNDCLTGDPLIHDLSLTQDVNSICLNGCRIAKCMKEYFIYKKNYKGALDSALLAKSLHQKLWDDSPYLLKQLPGIGMVTAKALQSMEITSFETLAGADPRRIEIVTGRKFPFGNHIKDSLLSLPPKVDMKVEETECQMRGKSKLVITLTRISEPFKSMKRHYADMIVGSEEDNMIVLHEKIRVEEFSSPYSAVILLPNPQQGKLTVKADLIFEEYIGIDVHQKLVLTKVSNLSLNNKRGKIQSSSTPAQEVCVIEDDDDDNEETTFQAPAKKLHKLAKSKIIDDSVPSFNILDENFEEFEGDEPVLQVNEDKHKNVTEQKIFDHIREKAKSFPHLAAPNIAYPPSTETLNLIRKHTRENELDSLRDDIEVLGEVDRIINARFTLVKPTIDPGGGEQYGQNTEKPQHHSTLKSSSNFNCMEQIGGVSPEPEDCTVETLTEDTIFDHIRKKAKNFPQLSNLQPQTESLWTISDDPMEDAILISDSEAGEVGDCVRDRRPGKRVKPNASSGKRAKASPKVSSTCVDLSSTKMPSFDISMLKNDVVAADQHSSMEIRRKQQHSQSPTLQQNQRCSSTTPGKAKKVESFLGFESVFSFL; encoded by the exons ATGCTTGCACGGAATCCTTTGTTGAAGTCAAGTTCCCTGTCTGATGTTCGTTTCCTAGCAGTGTCTGCCACGATCCCAAATATCGAGGACCTTG CCGAATGGCTTGAGGTTCCTGTCCAAGGAGTTAAAAG GTTTGGAGAAGAAATGAGGCCCGTGAAGTTGACTACTAAAGTTTTTG GATATACCCCAGCCAAAAATGATTTTCTATTTGAGAAA CGCCTTCAAAATTATATATGGG ATATTCTCATGCAATATTCAAGAGGGAAATCTGCTCTAGTCTTTTGTTCAACTAGAAAAGGCGCACAAGAAGCAGCACAGCGACTGACTCAATCAGCAATGAACTTTGGCCATTCAAATCCATTTGTCAAGGACAGAGAACAGCAAGAAAGGTTGAGGGAAGCTTCCCTGTTGTGCAGTGACAAACAAATGCAGTCCTATATTGTTTATGGCG TTGGTTATCACAATGGTGGACTTTGCCACAAGGATCGTACTCTGGTTGAAAATCTTTTTCTCAACGGTGACATTCAAGTACTCTGCACAACAAATACTCTTGCCCATGGAGTTAACTTACCAGCACACACAGTTGTAATAAAATCAACACAGCATTT CAACAAAGAAAAAGGCTTGTACATGGAATACGATCGATCCACAGTACTACAG ATGTGTGGAAGGGCTGGGCGGCCACCCTTTGATGATACAGGAATGGTTATAATAATGACAAGAAGAGACACG GTGCACTTGTATGAGAATCTCTTGAATGGATGTGAAATGGTGGAATCACA ATTGCTTTCATGTGTGACGGAGCACCTAACTGCAGAGATAGTTCAACTGACTGTCACTGATATTACAAAGGCAATTGAGTGGATGAAGTGCTCATACTTATATGTGAGGATGAAAAAG AACCCTGGAAATTATGCTGTCAAAAAAGGAATTTCAAGAGACCGAGTAGAAAAGCATCTGCAAG AGATTTGTGTTCAGAAAGTAAACGAGTTATCAAGATATCAATTGATCTGGACTGATGAAGATGGTTTCCTCTTGAAACCACTAG AGCCTGGAAGGCTGATGACAAGGTACTACTTGAAATTCGATACAATGAAACTTTTAATGCAGATCCCAGTAAACTGCACTCTGGAAGATGCTCTTCATGTTATCTGCCGAGCTGAGGAAATTTCAT GGATACAGCTCAGACGCAATGAGAAAAAGCTTCTGAATGACATTAACACTGATAAAGAGGGTCGACTTCGCTTTCACAtcctcattgataatgggagacGAAAAAAGCGTATTCAGACTAGAGAGGAGAAGATATTTGTTCTTGTTAATGACTGCTTGACTGGTGATCCTTTGATTCACGATTTATCCCTAACACAG GACGTCAACTCAATATGCTTAAATGGATGTAGAATCGCTAAGTGCATGAAAGaatattttatttacaaaaagaaCTACAAAGGAGCCTTGGATTCAGCTCTTCTTGCGAAGTCGTTGCATCAAAAACTGTGGGATGATAGTCCTTATCTGCTGAAACAATTACCTGGGATTGGCATGGTGACAGCGAAG GCACTACAATCAATGGAAATTACATCATTTGAGACACTGGCTGGAGCTGATCCCCGGAGGATAGAGATAGTCACTGGTCGAAAGTTTCCATTTGGAAACCATATCAAGGACTCCTTACTATCACTACCTCCGAAAGTTGACATGAAGGTTGAGGAAACTGAATGCCAGATGCGAGGGAAGTCGAAGTTGGTGATAACACTGACAAGGATATCAGAACCTTTCAAGTCAATGAAACGACATTATGCTGATATG ATTGTTGGTTCTGAAGAAGATAACATGATTGTCTTGCATGAGAAAATAAG AGTGGAAGAGTTTTCTAG TCCCTATAGCGCAGTAATTCTCCTGCCAAATCCACAGCAAGGAAAGCTGACTGTTAAGGCTGATCTTATTTTTGAAGAATACA TTGGCATTGATGTTCACCAAAAACTTGTATTGACAAAAGTGAGCAATTTAAGCTTGAACAACAAAAGGGGAAAAATACAGTCTTCTTCTACTCCAGCTCAGGAAGTATGTGTGAtcgaagatgatgatgatgataatgaggAAACCACATTTCAGGCCCCAGCTAAAAAGCTTCACAAGTTAGCGAAATCTAAAATAATAGACGATTCTGT GCCTAGTTTCAATATTCTAGATGAGAACTTTGAAGAGTTTGAAGGAG ATGAGCCTGTTCTCCAAGTTAACGAAGATAAACACAAAAACGTGACAGAGCAAAAAATATTTGACCACATACGTGAAAAGGCCAAAAGCTTTCCCCATTTGGCAGCCCCAAATATTGCATACCCTCCATCCACTGAGACACTGAATCTTATAAGGAAGCACACTCGCGAAAATGAGCTTGATTCCCTTAGAGATGATATCGAAGTTCTGGGAGAGGTAGACAGAATAATAAATGCAAGGTTTACTTTGGTCAAACCAACTATAGATCCTGGTGGGGGAGAGCAATACGGACAAAATACTGAAAAACCACAGCACCATAGTACACTCAAAAGCTCATCTAACTTCAACTGCATGGAACAAATAG GTGGGGTTTCCCCTGAACCTGAAGACTGCACAGTCGAAACTTTAACTGAAGACACGATATTTGATCACATACGGAAGAAAGCCAAGAATTTTCCTCAGTTGAGTAATTTGCAGCCCCAAACTGAGTCACTGTGGACTATATCCGACGATCCTATGGAAGATGCTATACTCATCTCAGATTCGGAAGCCGGAGAGGTAGGAGACTGTGTGCGTGATAGAAGGCCGGGAAAAAGGGTGAAACCCAACGCTTCTTCTGGAAAAAGAGCAAAGGCTTCTCCTAAAGTTTCAAGCACATGTGTTGATCTCTCATCGACTAAAATGCCGTCGTTTGATATTTCAATGTTGAAAAACGACGTAGTAGCGGCTGACCAACACAGCTCAATGGAGATTAGGAGGAAGCAGCAGCATTCTCAGTCTCCAACTTTGCAACAGAACCAGCGCTGCTCTTCGACAACACCGGGTAAAGCTAAGAAAGTTGAGTCatttcttgggtttgagagtgtcttttcttttctttga